AACTTAAGGATTAATAGCGCTATATATTCTGTTTATATAGGTGTGAGTCTCTGGGCAGCGTGCAGGTATGTCTGGTCTTAAATCAAATCACAGCTAAATGCATGGGCAACGTTATAGCTAATTGCATTGTCAAAGTCATAGCATTCCGTCCTGTCTATGGCGCAATCTCGCCTAGACCTTCTCGATCTGAACGAATCTCTCGCGCTGATACTGGTCACTGTAGCCGGCGATGAACTTGAGCCGGCCCTCGTACTTCAGATTCATAATGGTCTTCACCATCGGCGGGTGGTCGTTGCCCAGTTCCAGCCAGAGCTTGCCACCGGGACGCAGGTGCCGACAAGCCAAGTCGAAAACCAGTCGAGCCACCCTCAATCCATCGGACCCACCGTCCAGGGCATTAAGGTTCTCATACCTGGGGATATAAGATAGTTAGTGCACTGCATCCATCTGGTATAACATCACTTACACCACGACTTCGGGATGCAGAAACTGAAACTCCTCAGTTTTCACATACGGAGGATTGGAGATGATCAAATCGTACTTCTTGTCCTTCAGCGCCTCCGGCAGGTACTTGTCCTCCTCCATGGTGTGGTTGTGTACCTCAAATCGATTCAGCAGCCCCAGCATTTTGGCATTCTCCGCAGCCAGAACGGTTGCCGCCTTGCTACGCTCAATGGCAGTGGCCACCACCTGCGGCAGACTGTGTAGCATGGACAAGGACATGGCGCCCGAGCCGCAGCCCACCTCCAAAAGATCGACGTGCTTTGCGTTCTTGTGATCATCGATCACCAGGCGCATAAACTCCTCCGTTTCGGGGCGTGGAATGAAGACCGACGGCGATGTCTTCAGCGTAATGTCCATGAAGTCCCACTCGCCAATGATGTGCTGCAACGGCATGCGGGCACAACGGGCCTCCAGGAAGCGCTCGAAATCCGCCAGCTGGCCGGGATTTAGCTGCAGCTGGTCAAATGAGTCAGGAACCGAACTCTACGGAACGTAAACATGGTTAGTGATGTTGATAGCCAGCTTTTCTCACAGATACTTACAAACTTCTGCTTCAGGACATGCGACACGATGCATTTCACGTTGAACTTCCTGTCCTCGACGCCGGCGGCCTTGAGCTTTTCCTCCCACTGTCCAATTTCCAGGGCCTTGGTCACGGGAATGTGGGTGCCAGCTGGGGCATTTGTGCCATAGTTGACCTGCTTAAGCAGCCGCGAGGTCGGGCCCATTGACCGTGTCAGTTGTCTGAGCATTATTTCACTTATTATCTAATTGCTATTGATTAACAACAAAATTTTGACGACCCACTGCCTGCAGTTCGTTCCAGCGTGACCGTTTCTCGACCGTTACAATAAACCAGTGGTCGATATTTGAAAAGTGTTCACGCTTCAAGTGTTACCGTAGAGCGGAATAGTGTGACTTAATTTTCGAGTTCTTGGCGGAAAATTTAAACATGCAACATAATTAGGTTGTTCCAATTAAATGGAAAAGCAATATCAAGTGTTCACGCACTGATTGCAGTCGGccctttttgtttattgttgcgGAAATAGGTCTATTAAGCATAACAATATGAAAAGGGGGAGTTATAATGGtgaattataataatatatgtatgtatgtacatgaaTAAAATAACTGTAAGAGAAAGTAGCAAAGCTCGTTAAgctttttaatactttttttaagaatattCCTGACTAGCTTGGTCTAGTTTAATGTAAGTCCCTAGTCTGAAACGTAGGAAAATAGCTAAACTACTACTGGTCCATCAATAATCAATGCAAATTAGAACTGGTTTGAAGCATATGAGCTCTGACGTCTATataatatgtaaattttataAGAAACCAAGAGCATTACATAATCAGATAGATAGTTAATATATTCTGAGATATTCTGGATACAAAAATAATGACTTCTTAGCAAAAGAACTTCCAACTAAATGGGTTTACATAGTTAAGGTAACTCTTTTCTTTAGAACTCAAGTTGGCACGAAAACAAGAGgtttgtttgcccagcaaTTGCTTTTATATGATTAGTCCATCCAACAAGACATTTCCCTGATATCTATTTAACAACCTTGTAAATAGAGAATGGCGCTTGTTCAAATATGGGATTGGTCTAGAGTATTTCTGCAAAAGATCCATTGCTTGACCAAGAAGTGAAAATTCAATCGCTTGGCCGTActaataatttttgtattttacaacatattaaaatattcatatcATTACATGTtctatatattgtatatattcaCATTACGATTgcacaattatttcaaaaacgaaaaataaatcaaCGGACACAATAGGTAACAAATTTTTACAAGTCTCCTTTAAGTACTGAAATCAATGGAATTTCCGTGCACTAACTACAGTTTGGGGAATCATAAAGTTCATCAACGGTATACGAAAGATTTACAAATAATCGAAACGACTACTATCCGTCCATCAGTCTATGCGTCCATGCAGATCCCCTACATCTTAAAGGTGTCCGTGCAAGGGATCGCGGCTGTCCCGCAGGTAGACGGGACTGGTGAACGACTTGCCCTCCACATGCGAGGCGAGATTCTCGCCGGCGTAGGTGACGAAGGGCGAGATCTCGCAGACTTCGCCATGCACAATGCCACCGGCGCCTTCGATATACTTCTTGTGCAGGCGATGGAGGTCCGAGCGGGCAGTACTGGGGCAATCCTTGCCAGCTGCATCGGAGTTCTTTAGCGCGCTGAACTCTTCGTCGCGTGGCACTTCCATGGCCACGAACTTCTGGGCGAACTCGAAGACGTCAAAGACAAACTTCTCTATCTTGATGCCGTTCGGCTTGTCGGGCGTTAGACGCTTGCCGGCGTTGTCCACGAAGGGAATCTTCTTCTTGGCCACGTGCAGCTTCAGCTCCTGCTCGTATGTGCTGCCAATCTTCTGCAGGAAGTTCGAGCTGAAGAAGTGATTGCAAATGTTGCCAGCACTGAAGGTCAGCCTGCCGTCTGAATTGCGCATCTCGGCTGTTTTGGCCGAGATTTCGCTGTACTCCACCACCTGGTATTTGCCATCGACAATGGCCACCACGCCCACAGCCTCGTTGGGAGCTGCCTTCTCCACCACCTTAGCGGCGCAGTCGGCCTTCTCCTGCACGCAGTAGCCGATAAAAACGGGATCGGCCACCTTGATCAGGATGTTGTCCACGCTATGGGCATGCAGATATAAGACACCACGCTTCTGCATATCGTCCAGAATCCCCTGGCGCTTCATAGCCCGATAGATTCCTCCGTTGCCGTCCGGCGCACGCGCCACCCGATGCTTTTCGTCCAGAATGATGCGTCCATCGTATTCAAAGCACGGCAGTGATCCCTGCTCGAACAACAGTACGTTCTCCGCCTTCAGGCCAAAGAAGTTATTGGCCACAAAGTAGTCGTATGTGGGTTGCACCGTGTGCTCCGACGTCATGATGTACCAAGTGATGTGTCCACGTTTTCCATTCGCCTCTTGGGCGAGCTCCTCCAGCTTCAGGATTCGCTCGGCCTGAATGCGGAACAGGGTCTTTCGAGACTGCAGTCCCACATCGTACATTCCCTTGGGATGATCGAAGCCAAGTCGTGTGCCTGCAAAGAGAAAGGACAACATTACGAAGGTTTCCACCAATACAGTTCCccaatataataattattgcaGTATGTATATAGATAACAATTCCTGAATGTATTAATCACTTGTTAACGACAAGAACTGCTGCATTTTTTATATCTCACCCGGCTGACCTTAAAAACAAGTTTATTTTCGACCATCGTTTCGCTCTTTAGGTTGTCTTTTGTCTGCGCCTTTTttaacatatatgtatataagatACAAGCTGGCTTGTTTAAGGTCAGTTCCACTACCGGTTTCAAAATGATCTGACTACATTTAATCTACGGCTTATCGGTACAGCAAACGGAACCTCCACTCCTGACCAGAAATTCTCAGAAATCAGAAACCGTTATCTAGGTTCACTACTTATGACTCTTCTCGAATTTGAACGTGCAAGAAATAATGCTATGAGCAATCGGTGTTCAACTCCGTTTCTTGGTTTCTCAAAAGACAATTACGTGATTGGACTCCAGCGTTTGCCCAAGAAACTGGTAAGGAAATGTCAAATGCCGCCCACATTTCAATGTTTCGATTCGAAAGAGCACTGGCCCCGCCTGAAATCAAAATGAGAAAGGCAAGTCTGGGGCTGTAAGAATGCCTTCCACATTGCTGCTGGCCTGGCGTGTTTCTTAGTTTTATACGCTTTTTGTCTTGCAAACGGAATTACAATTGCAATTATTACAATGCAGCTGCATGAGTGGGCAGCTGATTGGGATTGCGTGTATTTGTGAGCACTTTTATATCGAGTTAATTAGCTTTTAtaaagcacacacactctgCGAATGCTCAAGTTTCTGTTTTAGTTCGGCTTACACTATGTTTTTTGCTCGCAAAGgcgcaatttttttttttgatgggTAGCCGATTGGGGCATGATAAAAATATCTCAACTTGTACGGTATCTAAGGAAGTATCTTTCAGAGATACAAGCAAATGTGAACTCTGAAACGAACGAACTATGAGTGCAATGGAAAATTTCTTTACTTGTAGCCTTtgatttgtatatattttgatttttaaactGACTACCATATCGTGCTCGCGCATTGGAAACGTTAAAAACCATTATGGTAAGTCTCAAAACGAAAATCGTTCATTTTCGAATAACCTAATCGTTTTTGCTATCAATGATTGACGACTTAAAATCCATTGCTATCTGAAGTTTATATAAACGCCATACAACACTACCAACTGGACCCACAAAGGTCTGTCCCACTTCCAGTGCGTCAAATTGCTCCATAATCACACTATTGACTTAAATATGCTACCAACTAAACACAGGTGTACTATTTCCCTAGCTATTATTCTGTTTTTTCTGTTAAATTAGAGAAACTCCAGCTCACCTTGTCCGCCTGCCATAAGCAGCACAGCGACATGTCCGTTGCTGATCTGGAGGAGACCCTCGTCTCGGTAGGCGTCCAATTTCTCCAGCGGCGCCCTGGCAATGGAGATTAGCTTGCCCTCGGGCAGCGGCTGCAGGCGATCGTCCAGCTTGATGCCATTCTCGTTCATTGAGACCGTGGCGCGGTCGAAATACAGCTTGATCTCGTCCAGATTCAGCTCCTCGATGTCCCGCACCAGGTCGATGCGTTCGTCATTCGTTAGTTCCGGCCAGAACTTGAGCAGGTGCTCCTGGCCCACCTGGGCGAGTCGCGAGTGCAGCGACAGGTAGTCCGTCATTGTTGGCGAAGTTTTGGCTGCGTTTGGTGATTTTGATGTGGCACCGCCAGCTGCAAGAATCCAGAGACAAGATATTTGACtaacaaattataaacaatagagacaaaatattattacgCGGTATCCTACTTAATACGTTATATTCTTCACCATAATTTTGGAACATTTTAAATGCGAACACACAGTTAAAAACAAGGTTTTATCTTTAGAGATCACATTGGAATCATATATTAATTGCTGCTATCTGTTTGTTAATTCAGCTAATGGAACGGGCTCTCCCGAAGGTGTGTATTTACGTTTCTCTCCGCTGGCTGACTGATTATTTGGCGAATGCGGTAAAAAGACAGTGGTCGGGTTGTCCGGGCTTTGTTGCGTTCCGCTATACGTGGTAACCAAAGCGCAACTGAGCGCCAAGCGATCGCCCTCAGTGGTTTTTCTTGCTCAAAGTGGAGCCGTCAGACAACCACCATCGCCTTCGCCTCCATCTGGTTGTGTCTCTGTGGGAACGCCTGAATATCTGAATGGCAGTAGCTCGTGTGCAGGTTATATTGGTATCTGGTATTTGGGCGCGAATGTGTGCGAACGTGTGTCTCTTAACGTATTTGCAGCCGCGTTTTAACATGGCCACGCCAGTTGTTTTGGCCATACCCTGTAAAAACCTGAAGGGCGGGATCGCGATCATGGCGGAAAATGTGCCCAATCAATCACAGTCTCTTTTTGGTATTAGATACtacattgtttaattataatcTGTTTCagaaagcgaaagagaaaCATATTCCTTATAGGTGAAACGTAAaagttataattataatttaacaGCTTTGCTTCGTATTTctacatatgtagatataaatatttgtatgtatgtacatctgTTAAGTGATCTTAATGAGCTCAAccttgtttttattaaaattgaataagAGGAATGCGGGAATTCCCAACGACTTAAGACTTAAGAACATGTAACTTGTGAGTGAGGGTATCAATTAGTCGTGTCTGCGGTCGGCTCTCTTGATTACACGGCTGATACGGCTACTGGGACTGCAGCAATTTCAATCGGATTTTCGCTGCTTGGCCAATTCGCCAAGCAGCAGCGTGTTGCAAATGCAAAGCGAAATATCAGAAACCGAAATCGAATTCGAAACCAAATGGCCCTGAACACGGGCTTTAGTTTTAGTGAAAGTAAGAGGTGCCACAGTCCAAGAAACGCCAGCCACAAGGAAACTCCTAAGGGCgacacatatttatatatagttcATACAGTTCAGTTCCTGATAAACGGGTTACAAACTAGTTGAGTGGGTTATCGGGATTTGTTGGAAAGGTTATGGCATTAAGGCGAGCCAAGAACTGACAAAAACATGGCAAAACTAAGTCGGTGCTCAGCCGGTTTATTCGGTTTTAATACCCATTAACTTAAGCGCAATggtttatattaaatattatggAATGGAAAAGTAAGCGCAATAATAAGGTATCAACAAGAATAACAGTAATTGAAAAATATCACCATTATATGCATCTttataagataagataagatgtcatataaataaaaatgtataaatgtataacaaatcaatatatatctatatcgaTTTAAGGAAAACGGggtaaaaaatacatttaaggAGTGATAAGAGGGTATTTTACATTCGCTACACTGAccattattgttgtttttgccacGAAGCAAAACACTTGTCTGCATGTATGAGTgcgcataaaaaaaaagataaagctgcagcaacaaaaacactccccgcacacacacacacacacacaagtacCCAAAAACGGAACAAAACAGCGATAGCAAGTAAGTTGTTTACATACACCCactgctgtgtgtgtgtgtgtgattgtggGCTTTCCGCTTTTTTCTTATCGCAGCTCTGGGCTCCAACTATTGCGCTACCATTATCAGTTTGCTTTTTCGAGTGGGTTTTTACCAACTAACCATTGCGGTGGCGCCTCACATGAGTCTGCTGGTGATGCGAACTGAAGTTGCTGCGACCCATTTTGTCTGGGAACACCCTGTATTACTTTTGGCTCCACTTCACTCCGTGCGAATTGTTTATGCAGTGACTGTGCCTCGTCCGTCGAGGATTCTATGGCATCGTGCTAGTCCTGACGAGGTTTAATTCACACTGCGTGCGGCTGTTGATTACATGGGCAAACGGAAAATGCACAATCCGAATGAAACAGTCTCCCAAGAACTGGGCGGAGAATCGATATCGATTACAAGCGAATCCAGCTGGCCGCCAGTGTGACCGTTGAGGGGTGGGCGTACTACGCTGGGCCATCGAAAAAATACCAAGTGCATAAttcgaaaaatattaaaaattaaatacaaaaacatacaaagaattattattaaaactttatttttcgaaatttttgaatttttaaatctaTTTTATAATGTCAGACtttattttaccatttttcgTTAAAATTACTATAGTTAAAAATTTGTTAATCTGGCATTAATTGACGTTAATTAAACATTCTGAATGAATGTTTGTTCGGTAAAATGGCTTAATCTTTATATATACGCGTATAATGAATGTACATTTCTTAAGAAAAAATCTTTGCTTAGAAGTGGATAGTAAAATATTGCAAACACATATAttagcaatttaaaaattttttttaaaagtaGTAAAGGCATGAATGGCATATGAACGACCCCACTGCAATTGTTAGTAATTCGCATACGTTTTCAGCATTCATAAGCTTTTCGAGTCAGAAACAACGACATTTTCGgagttttaaatatatttacagtTATTAACTAAATAAAGCATCATTTTCAATTACATGTAAGGACTACAACAGAAAGTATGCATCTATGTAAGGGCTCTAGTATTTTCATAACGCCCGGAAGGTATTGGTTTAGGCTGATCTCATATTACTCCGCCGCTCCTAGCAGCATGGCCGGCGGTGTGCGCAGCAAGCAAGCGTAAGTCTACAGGACACTACGAAACACACGAACGGTAATTACAAAATGGGAACACTGATGGGGGGTACGTACTTGATGCAGAATCATACAAAACATGGGCGTAAATCATTAGATCATTCGtttaaatatcaaaaattCATTAATATATGCATAGAATCACTGTCTAGGCCATCGAAGACGTGGTTGGTACGTCGTCCAGGTTAATAAGGGTCGCCTCGACACCTCCGCTGGAGGAGGATTCAGCACCTTGACCCGGAACATTACCCTCCTTGGGCGGTGGCGCCGGCATTGGTATTGCAATCGGGCTCATGGTGCTGATCATGCGCGGCTCCGCCCGCGACGTTGTGATGGGCAGCTGGCTGGCGCTGCCGGTGGACTTCAGGAAGTCGGGCTGCGGCATCTGAGCAGGACCGGGCCCATGACTGTGTCCCGCTCCATGACTATGACTATGGCCCGCTCCATGGCTGTGACTGTGGCCAGTGCCGTGACTGTGATGCTTTTGCTGCTGGTGCGGCGCGtgctggtgatgatgatgttgcagctgctgctgctgcgggaACGACTTGGGCAGCTGGGCGTGGCGGCTGGAGTCCGTGGCCTTTAGGCGCTCACTTAGCGCCTTCAAGGCAATTTGTCTAGGatcgaagaaaaaaaatcacaatgtaaacattataattatttaggCTAATGCAAAAACTCTTATCTAATGAGCAATTATTAGCCTGTTGTGATTAAATGTTTAGTGGCTCTTTAGATAAGCGTACTTAAATTGATATCGAGACAATCCAGTTAAACTGCTAGCTTACTTACCGCCTTCTCTCAATGTCATGCGGATCCACTCCCGGCATTTGCACCGATACCGACGTCAGGCTGGCCGTAGATATCGTCCGCAGCGGCGTGGGCGTCTTGACCACGCCCGCCCGCAAACAGCAATTGTAAATGGGATTAACCAATACGCTGATAAACGGCTGTGATACGTTTGGGAAGAAGCTGACGAACGTGAAGCTCTCCGAGCTGTCGCCACGCCCATTGGGATGGTGTTGATAGAAGCGGAGATAGATCCAAGAAACCAGCGATCCGGAGGCGAACATAGCCGGATAAGTGCCATCTAGCAGGCCAATGGCCCACAGTATGATGGCCATGATGAGCACCGTGAGGGGAACGTTCCTGAGTAGTAAAGAGTACATTTGTATATTCAAGTGGCGGCTATGATTCAGGATTTACTTTGAGAAATACAATATAGTATCTTAAACAATGGTgtgtttgttattatttacaaAGTATCATTTCATAGAATTCTCGAGGGTATTTACTTGCGCGTTAGTAAACCAATATTTATTGAACTTTGACCCAAAGTTAAAGGGCTGATGAGCCAGTAAATTCTATTCAATTTATTGAGCTTGCGCCCATTTAAATCTAGGGGCAGAGTATGAAAAATTACCGCTCTTTGATTCTGTGAATGTATCTTTTTAGGTTTAAAGCCATATTTGGAAATAATCGAGAGATTTCTAAGACTAAACTTTCTAAAGCGAGCTCTTAGCTACCGTGTGACTCTGAAATGGAAACATATCAATCAATTATCTCACCTATTGGTCAGACGTCCGTAGCGCGTCTTGAAGATCAGGTGATCGGGCATTATCTGGCGTACGGCTACGCAGATGCCAGCCACGTATCCGGCCAGGCCGTGAATGTGCACCTCGAAGAGAATGGTCGGGTTCTTGGTGACCATGTAGTAGAACAAATAGTAGACAGTGGTCAGCAGCGAGACGCCAAAGTTGCTCAGCGCGAAGAACTTGAACATCTCCAGCTGGCCCCAGAGCGGTTCCAGCATCTTGCCGCACAGGCCGACGGTGACCACGTCGACGGCCACCTCCCACCAGTGCAGCTCGATGAAGCAGAACGTGAAGGCGGTCCATATCCAGAACTTGCCATTGGGCAGGATGTAACCGGGAGTGACGCTGAGCAGCAGGATGGCCGTCTCCGAGAAGGATAGCAGGTAGCCGAACGTGGTCACCACGCAGATGAGCGTTATGACCGGCGAGGTGTTGTGCAGCAGAGCATTGAGCTGTTGCCAGATGTACGGCCAGTTTCTGGCCAGTTGAGCTGACATGGCACCGATCGCTTCTCCTGGTGTTCGCACGCGTTTTTCGTTGGCCTCGCAGCTCCTGGGCGGCGGACTGGAACCGGGTGGTCTTGAATGCGCTGCGGTGCTTGTCTGCCTCGCAACTCAACACGTTCGAGGGGCCTTAAAGTGGTTCATTTGCTAATATTTACGAATTTGCTTCACAATTACAATAACAAGACTGTCATCGAAGTGGAAAGGCGTAGCTATCGTTTATCGATTGTTTCGCTACAACGTGACCAGACCGTTACCCAGTATAAATCCTTTTAATTTGGCCACACCAGTAATTGGTAATTGTACTTTTGAACTAATGGCGCCATTTTGTAAGCTAAGCTTAAACATTTACTTgtaaaaaaatgttgtatCAATAATATTGCTGTTTTCTTCCGCAGACCCAAAAGTAATACAAACAAcgtgtttatttaaaaaagttaTCTAATTTACGTTTTATTATGACAATTTGTATGCATGTGTTCGTTTGATGTACATCTTCGCTTTAATAATTTCAATGTCTCCATTTCACGTTGTATTTAAAGTATAATTCAattgatttaatattaaaacaaGTAATTGCATTGAAATTCAATCAATTCGCAGAAATATTGAACTCAAGCAATGTAGTCTCACATTTGAATACAACTAAaaactattcaaaataaagGGTCTCTCATCCGCTTTTATGTACGCTTCTATTGGTTGGGAAGATGAAAAATAGCAGCCAAAGGCCTTACAATTTACGCTTACTGTGGTTGTTTTGACAGACgacgaaaaaaacaaagcaggttattaagtttgttttaatGGGAGCGAGCGTATGGGAAGTATGATGAAGTATTAGTTGTTGCTGATTGGATCGCAGGTGATCTTCTTGACTGCTTAGAACAGCAGCGTGCCCATGCCGCCCATTTCGGACTGCTCCTTAACGAAAATCTCAAAGTATTGGTAGATGATGGTCACAGCCAACAGGATACCCGTACCGGAGCCGATGGCCCCCAGGAAGTCGGCCATCACAGACAGAGCTCCGATGCAGAGACCACCGAAAGCAGCCGCCGTTGGGATGTAGCGGTTGAGCTCGTGGATCATCGAGTTCTCGCGATGGCCACGCATCACCATGTGCTGCTCCTTCAGCTGCTTGGCAACCTGCAAGAGGAAAGTCAAAAAGGATCGGTAAGCAATGATTGCTGATTGAGGTTAACTATTGTAGCACACTTACATCCTTGGCTGAGCTGCCGGACACATCGATCCAGGTCTTGGAGAAGAAGGCGCACGAGCCCAACATGAAGACAATGTAGAGCAACGCGTGAATGGGGTCGGTCAGGATGTGGCCCACGCTCTCTGGGGGCGAAAGATAGTAGCACAGACCACCGATGGGATAGGAGCGAGCCGGGCCGCCGCCTCCAACATCAGCCCACACACCCAGAAGGTTAATGAAGAAGTTGCCCTGGAACTTGACAGCCAGCATCTGGGAGATGACGTACAAGTTGGACACGAGCGCAGACTGCAGGATGATGGGAATGTTGGAGGTGTAGAACAGCTTGATGGGATAGCTGCTGTACTGGCCGCGGTAACGGGCGCTCTTGATGGGTAGGTCCACGCGGAAGCCTTGGAAGTATATGACCACGGCGAACACCAGCACGGTGGCCAGCAGGTTCATCAGATTGGGCAGGTTCTGGCGATAGAAGGCCTCGCGCAGAGCGCGCACCTTATCGTTCCTGGTGGCCATCAGATGGAACAGGGCAATCACAGCGCCCTCGAACTCGGTACCGCGTCCCGTCGTCACGGTGGTGGGGCTGAATGCCTTCCACACAATCGTCTCGCAAATGTTGGTGGCAATGAACAGGGAAATTCCCGATCCCAGTCCATAGCCCTTCTGCAGGAGCtcgtccagcagcagcacaatcAAACCAGCGGCGAACAGCTGGATGATGATCAGCAGGCAGACACCGGCGCCGATCTCCGACGGATCGCCGTACATGCCAGTCATCACATAGACGATGGCCTGACCAATGGTGATCACCATGCCGAAGAGCTTCTGAGCACCGTTGAACAGAGCACGATCCTTGGGCGTATCACCGACCTCAATGATCTTTGCTCCGGCCAGCAGCTGCATAATGAGGCCAGAGGTCACGATGGGCGAGATACCCAGCTCCATGAGCGTACCACGGTTGGAGGCCAGGATCACACGGATCCAGTAGAAGGGATCCGCCGAGTCTGAGCTCATGATACCGAAAAGCGGGATCTGGCAGCACACCAGGAAGATGAACAGGGTGATCGCAGTCCATAGCACTTTCTCCCTGAATTGGATCTGTAAATAAAAAGAACCAACAATTGCGAATGAGTCATATTGCAGTGTAAAAAAGTGTGGAGATATATAAACAATGCATAGAAGTAAAGGAATCTTTGATATTTccaaacatataaaaatactacattattattattttattttaaataaacggCTTAAGATCAAGCCCGCTTTACCCTTGAAACTAAGCTGCACAAATAATGCTACCGCTATGTTGACCTACATGGCCGCTTTCCCATGTGTGTACGTGTGtcaattgtttaaacaaaatcTGGTAAACTTCATTTGGCCGTAGTCGTCGTCATCGCTCATCACCTgcgagcaacaaaaacaaacgaagCTGACGTCGACAGCGCTTCGTGCGAGCCGAAGTTtgacatttccatttccacgtAGCGTTTGTTTGTCAGTGGCGAGAGAGtggtgtgtgtctgtgtgcgtgtgtgagtgttaaATGAGAGTATGGCAACAAGTAGCCAGGTGATAAGAAAACTAGCAGCAGCAGTGAGGTGGAAATACTGagatttatgaatgaaaaggCCCACGAAACATATAAAAACTCAAAAATATGTGCACTTCAAGTGGTGTACGAtatagtaataaataaaactaaagttGGGCATAATTATTTTCATGAATTAAATGGACACAAAAGGCGTGTTTTCCTATTTCGACACATAAAAAACTCAGTTTGTTCTATATCAGGGTGGTTCGGCTGCCGTTTGCCCACTACCAAATGAAGAGCAAACTGTTTGCGTGGCGATGTTCACTTTTTTGACAAGTGAAAGCAACCACAAAACGCGTGGGCTGGCAACACTGGCAGAGAGCAAAGCGAGATTCGCTCGGAAAAACACACGTATAAGACGAGAAAAGCCGCAAATTGTTGGGAAAATTCGAACATTACATGGTACAGCAGCAATTGGGATAACTAGCTACACTTTGATTACATCTAATTACGGTTTTATACACACCTTGCGCTCCGGTTTTGCGATTTCCGGCAGTATACTGCAGAACGGTTTGATAACTTCCAGGAACTTGACTGCAAATAGTGAATTAAGGCAACCGAATTAGTTACGTTTCTCAGgccatttttaat
The sequence above is a segment of the Drosophila melanogaster chromosome 2L genome. Coding sequences within it:
- the HemK1 gene encoding HemK methyltransferase 1, isoform A, with product MLRQLTRSMGPTSRLLKQVNYGTNAPAGTHIPVTKALEIGQWEEKLKAAGVEDRKFNVKCIVSHVLKQKFSSVPDSFDQLQLNPGQLADFERFLEARCARMPLQHIIGEWDFMDITLKTSPSVFIPRPETEEFMRLVIDDHKNAKHVDLLEVGCGSGAMSLSMLHSLPQVVATAIERSKAATVLAAENAKMLGLLNRFEVHNHTMEEDKYLPEALKDKKYDLIISNPPYVKTEEFQFLHPEVVVYENLNALDGGSDGLRVARLVFDLACRHLRPGGKLWLELGNDHPPMVKTIMNLKYEGRLKFIAGYSDQYQRERFVQIEKV
- the mmy gene encoding mummy, isoform B produces the protein MTDYLSLHSRLAQVGQEHLLKFWPELTNDERIDLVRDIEELNLDEIKLYFDRATVSMNENGIKLDDRLQPLPEGKLISIARAPLEKLDAYRDEGLLQISNGHVAVLLMAGGQGTRLGFDHPKGMYDVGLQSRKTLFRIQAERILKLEELAQEANGKRGHITWYIMTSEHTVQPTYDYFVANNFFGLKAENVLLFEQGSLPCFEYDGRIILDEKHRVARAPDGNGGIYRAMKRQGILDDMQKRGVLYLHAHSVDNILIKVADPVFIGYCVQEKADCAAKVVEKAAPNEAVGVVAIVDGKYQVVEYSEISAKTAEMRNSDGRLTFSAGNICNHFFSSNFLQKIGSTYEQELKLHVAKKKIPFVDNAGKRLTPDKPNGIKIEKFVFDVFEFAQKFVAMEVPRDEEFSALKNSDAAGKDCPSTARSDLHRLHKKYIEGAGGIVHGEVCEISPFVTYAGENLASHVEGKSFTSPVYLRDSRDPLHGHL
- the mmy gene encoding mummy, isoform A, which codes for MGRSNFSSHHQQTHVRRHRNAGGATSKSPNAAKTSPTMTDYLSLHSRLAQVGQEHLLKFWPELTNDERIDLVRDIEELNLDEIKLYFDRATVSMNENGIKLDDRLQPLPEGKLISIARAPLEKLDAYRDEGLLQISNGHVAVLLMAGGQGTRLGFDHPKGMYDVGLQSRKTLFRIQAERILKLEELAQEANGKRGHITWYIMTSEHTVQPTYDYFVANNFFGLKAENVLLFEQGSLPCFEYDGRIILDEKHRVARAPDGNGGIYRAMKRQGILDDMQKRGVLYLHAHSVDNILIKVADPVFIGYCVQEKADCAAKVVEKAAPNEAVGVVAIVDGKYQVVEYSEISAKTAEMRNSDGRLTFSAGNICNHFFSSNFLQKIGSTYEQELKLHVAKKKIPFVDNAGKRLTPDKPNGIKIEKFVFDVFEFAQKFVAMEVPRDEEFSALKNSDAAGKDCPSTARSDLHRLHKKYIEGAGGIVHGEVCEISPFVTYAGENLASHVEGKSFTSPVYLRDSRDPLHGHL
- the CG9536 gene encoding uncharacterized protein, isoform A produces the protein MSAQLARNWPYIWQQLNALLHNTSPVITLICVVTTFGYLLSFSETAILLLSVTPGYILPNGKFWIWTAFTFCFIELHWWEVAVDVVTVGLCGKMLEPLWGQLEMFKFFALSNFGVSLLTTVYYLFYYMVTKNPTILFEVHIHGLAGYVAGICVAVRQIMPDHLIFKTRYGRLTNRNVPLTVLIMAIILWAIGLLDGTYPAMFASGSLVSWIYLRFYQHHPNGRGDSSESFTFVSFFPNVSQPFISVLVNPIYNCCLRAGVVKTPTPLRTISTASLTSVSVQMPGVDPHDIERRRQIALKALSERLKATDSSRHAQLPKSFPQQQQLQHHHHQHAPHQQQKHHSHGTGHSHSHGAGHSHSHGAGHSHGPGPAQMPQPDFLKSTGSASQLPITTSRAEPRMISTMSPIAIPMPAPPPKEGNVPGQGAESSSSGGVEATLINLDDVPTTSSMA